A window of Malania oleifera isolate guangnan ecotype guangnan chromosome 5, ASM2987363v1, whole genome shotgun sequence contains these coding sequences:
- the LOC131155396 gene encoding uncharacterized protein LOC131155396 isoform X1 — MAAPEVLQSEEVVLLSSPLFDDQKGENTKSRGLSIEKKIEFLESLTGRVSNRRSRRWLNDRLLMELVPRLNGEEIRGLFAPPPWGDDAPLSPFCMTNVGEWDKFRNIDMDKEARMIEALKNSPSKKKGCIDGNRVAVLNAWHRVDCRTREALRRSFLSELIEGYEECLRAFIKESREDVLVLHVQDPFQRLLLHGVCEFYDLVSVTVGESKGAGSSKRTRIMKKKKNGSAELPAVTLSHFLKMSKEGIW, encoded by the exons ATGGCGGCTCCAGAGGTTCTGCAGAGCGAGGAAGTCGTACTCCTCTCATCTCCCCTCTTTGACGATCAAAAGG GAGAGAATACGAAATCCCGAGGactatcaattgagaagaaaatCGAATTTCTCGAGAGCTTAACTGGAAGA GTTAGCAATCGAAGATCTCGCAGATGGTTAAATGATCGATTATTAATGGAACTTGTTCCACGTTTAAATGGAGAAGAAATTAGAGGCTTATTTGCTCCACCGCCTTGGG GTGATGATGCTCCGTTGTCACCATTTTGCATGACAAATGTGGGGGAATGGGACAAATTTAGGAATATAGACATGGATAAAGAG GCCCGCATGATTGAAGCCCTGAAAAACTCTCCATCAAAGAAGAAAGGTTGTATTGATGGCAATAGGGTGGCTGTTTTGAATGCGTGGCATCGAGTAGATTGCAGAACAAGAGAAGCGCTCCGTCGGAGCTTTCTTTCAGAACTTATTGAGGGCTATGAG GAATGCTTGCGGGCATTCATTAAGGAGAGTCGAGAAGATGTTTTGGTGCTACATGTTCAAGATCCTTTTCAGAGGTTATTGCTGCATGGCGTTTGCGAG TTCTATGACTTGGTCTCAGTAACAGTTGGTGAGTCGAAGGGTGCAGGCTCTTCAAAGAGGACGAGgataatgaagaagaagaagaatggttCTGCTGAGCTCCCAGCGGTGACCCTGTCCCATTTTCTGAAAATGTCCAAGGAAGGGATCTGGTAG
- the LOC131155396 gene encoding uncharacterized protein LOC131155396 isoform X3 — protein sequence MAAPEVLQSEEVVLLSSPLFDDQKGENTKSRGLSIEKKIEFLESLTGRVSNRRSRRWLNDRLLMELVPRLNGEEIRGLFAPPPWGDDAPLSPFCMTNVGEWDKFRNIDMDKEARMIEALKNSPSKKKGCIDGNRVAVLNAWHRVDCRTREALRRSFLSELIEGYEECLRAFIKESREDVLVLHVQDPFQRLLLHGVCE from the exons ATGGCGGCTCCAGAGGTTCTGCAGAGCGAGGAAGTCGTACTCCTCTCATCTCCCCTCTTTGACGATCAAAAGG GAGAGAATACGAAATCCCGAGGactatcaattgagaagaaaatCGAATTTCTCGAGAGCTTAACTGGAAGA GTTAGCAATCGAAGATCTCGCAGATGGTTAAATGATCGATTATTAATGGAACTTGTTCCACGTTTAAATGGAGAAGAAATTAGAGGCTTATTTGCTCCACCGCCTTGGG GTGATGATGCTCCGTTGTCACCATTTTGCATGACAAATGTGGGGGAATGGGACAAATTTAGGAATATAGACATGGATAAAGAG GCCCGCATGATTGAAGCCCTGAAAAACTCTCCATCAAAGAAGAAAGGTTGTATTGATGGCAATAGGGTGGCTGTTTTGAATGCGTGGCATCGAGTAGATTGCAGAACAAGAGAAGCGCTCCGTCGGAGCTTTCTTTCAGAACTTATTGAGGGCTATGAG GAATGCTTGCGGGCATTCATTAAGGAGAGTCGAGAAGATGTTTTGGTGCTACATGTTCAAGATCCTTTTCAGAGGTTATTGCTGCATGGCGTTTGCGAG TAA
- the LOC131155396 gene encoding uncharacterized protein LOC131155396 isoform X2 produces MAAPEVLQSEEVVLLSSPLFDDQKGENTKSRGLSIEKKIEFLESLTGRVSNRRSRRWLNDRLLMELVPRLNGEEIRGLFAPPPWGDDAPLSPFCMTNVGEWDKFRNIDMDKEARMIEALKNSPSKKKGCIDGNRVAVLNAWHRVDCRTREALRRSFLSELIEGYEECLRAFIKESREDVLVLHVQDPFQRLLLHGVCEKVENYANMRVERERERELFSYDLLFLVNI; encoded by the exons ATGGCGGCTCCAGAGGTTCTGCAGAGCGAGGAAGTCGTACTCCTCTCATCTCCCCTCTTTGACGATCAAAAGG GAGAGAATACGAAATCCCGAGGactatcaattgagaagaaaatCGAATTTCTCGAGAGCTTAACTGGAAGA GTTAGCAATCGAAGATCTCGCAGATGGTTAAATGATCGATTATTAATGGAACTTGTTCCACGTTTAAATGGAGAAGAAATTAGAGGCTTATTTGCTCCACCGCCTTGGG GTGATGATGCTCCGTTGTCACCATTTTGCATGACAAATGTGGGGGAATGGGACAAATTTAGGAATATAGACATGGATAAAGAG GCCCGCATGATTGAAGCCCTGAAAAACTCTCCATCAAAGAAGAAAGGTTGTATTGATGGCAATAGGGTGGCTGTTTTGAATGCGTGGCATCGAGTAGATTGCAGAACAAGAGAAGCGCTCCGTCGGAGCTTTCTTTCAGAACTTATTGAGGGCTATGAG GAATGCTTGCGGGCATTCATTAAGGAGAGTCGAGAAGATGTTTTGGTGCTACATGTTCAAGATCCTTTTCAGAGGTTATTGCTGCATGGCGTTTGCGAG AAGGTGGAAAACTATGCAAATATgcgtgtagagagagagagagagagagagttgttttCATATGACCTATTATTTCTAGTTAATATCTAA